Part of the Musa acuminata AAA Group cultivar baxijiao chromosome BXJ3-10, Cavendish_Baxijiao_AAA, whole genome shotgun sequence genome, CCATCTTCTAAATTCTTATGTGCCAAAGATTTGTTTCATTCCTTGTCCATCTCTAGAATACTTAGTTTGATCAACCTTGTTTCTTTGTATTTGCAAAAGATATTGACTCAGATCATTATGCTTTTACAAACCGCTATCAGCCAAGCCAGTCTTCATATGATTGTAGGCCACATAAAACAATTATGTTGGGAACTTCCTTGTACTGTTGATTATGTATTTGGACTGTGAATCTTTTTGGGAAATATTTCAAGCCAATATTCATATCTTCAACaaagaatatataaatatatatatatatatatatgaaatcgaTATAAAATAATTGAACTCTTTCTATGGAATTCGACAATATAATCTCCTATCTTCAAGTGAAGAAGAGAAGAGTTATCTCCTCAAATAGTAATGATTGGAAGCACTTTTTTTTACGTTATAATATTTTGAAAACCAAAAAActcgatgatatgaatacataaaatacggatttcttcacttttatcatctttttcttcCTTGGAAACGTATGTTTAAGAGAATGTAGTGTTTTGATCGaaaattttaattcttttatGTCTATGGAGTATTCCACAAAAGCTAATATATATAACCACCAATATGACAGCTTTTAGAATTTTCAGTCAGAACCAATTTATCCTTAAAAAATGTTTAATGAATATTATCATCAGCACCACCGAGTctccaatgcttccattgtgtATTTTTGCAAGATTATACCTCTCTAGCAAGAGCTGATGATGGTTTTTAGTTAACAAGAACAAACTGTTGCTCCATGAAAGATGATCATTCATatcagatgagagagagagagagagagagatgactcgGTCACAGAGGGGTTACAAGCTTTCTTACATCAGAGGGTATGCATGCCAAGACCATGAGCAAAACAAGTATGCCCGAGGGAAGTAGGAGCACCACCAGAGGTGGAGGAGGCAACGAAGGCAGCATCACAGGAAGTAGCAGCAGTGAGGCAGCAAGGCAAAGCAGCAACAAGAAAGACTCGGCACTGAAGTACTTTGGAGGTGAAGCTCCTCTACACTCGGTTCTCGAATCAGTTGTGAACCCATCCTTCCTAGCTCTTCCTTCCATTGCAGCAACCCAGCAAAGCTCGTCAAACTGGCCTTCTCGTGCACATGGCTATATCTTGACACACAAATAAGAGATATTAGAGCACCGATCAATGCATGAAACAATTCCTAAGAGAAGTAGTGCCTTGGCGTCACTGATggcgatgaagaagaagaagaagaagaaggacgcGAGAGGGATAGAGAGAGGATGTGGTTGGCGGTGGATGCATTGCATCCTCCTCGGGCGCGATAGAGGACAATGTGCAGGTCCCGAAAAGAAATGGGAGTTTGTGGTGAGTGGGGTTGGATTCGGCGACCGGATCTGATGGAGATCTCCTGTGATCTAGCGTTCCTTTTCGTTGCTTCGAAGGGCCAAACGCAAGTAGGACGTCCAAGCCTTCCTTGTCCATCGTCAGTTCCTCTCTGCACCCTTCTCACCACCACCGCTCAAGCTGGCTGCCATTCTCCATGACCTACTCCAACAGTCTCCCTTCACTCGTGGAATAACGTGGAATATAATCTATATTAGTTTCGTCTCacatcaaatataaaaaataaaaatctaaattaaatatatttattattattaacttaaatttaaagtgagttagatccaaaaaaaaagttaatatcCGAATAAAGAAGACATGTTAAAAACATCGCGATAGATGGATGTACCAATAAAAAAGACATGTTAAAAACATCGATATAAAATTGATATGATTAGAGACCAATCATGCGATAGATAGATGCACACATACCATGACATGACATGGAgagcttaaatatttttttttatttagataaATTTATTATTGTTAACTTAAGTTTAATCATCTTAGACCAAAAGTTTATACTCAACGAGATGATACAGCCTTGGGACGTCAAATAGATCAATGTTGCATACAGTCTGTCCCACTGTATGCAGTAGACTTACTAATCAACATCTACTACTTGCCTCAACTTTGTCAAAGCCCATATCATATCAATGTTAGATGTTGGCAAAGACACTTCCCTGATATCCTTTTTTGAGTTTAGTCTGGAGTAGACTTACTAATAAACAGAGATCATGGCAACCTTTGAGCCACACACTTCACAACAGACTCCATGAACTGAAGCTGGTCTGGAACATGAGAAATTTGACCATTCACCATTTGCTGCTGTTGGCTGTTTTTGATGatgggtgcatcaaaaaggcacctttTTTTGTCTATGGCCATTAGAAGTTGCTCAAGACAGCAACTTGATGAAGTTGAAAGCATTGTTGCTCTAATGAAGCAAATGCTCGCAAATAGCAATCAATAAGAAGTGCTGCAAATGTCTGATGAAGCACACAACATCAACACCAActgctttttttattttaagggtGACAGCAAATAATATTTCGAATTTATTGAGGCCGACAACAAAAACTTTTTTTCAGCAGAATGACATTTTCGAAGACAAACTCAAGGAagcggaaaaaaaaaaaggtggctCTAATAGAGGATGAATGCAGTACTGGTGGTCACTTCAAAAGATGGTGTTTAAACAGCGAAGCCATCTCGATCTATATGGAAGgatgagaaagagaaaaaaaaaaaaaaaaggttaaatgtCAGATTAAAAATGATCATAGACAAATGGATTTCCATAACCTAAAAAGGCAAAAATAAGGGGGCAAAAATAAGGACTTACGGCGGTCAAAGCAGCCTCTGCACCCTTGTTTCCAGATTTACCACCAGCTCGATTTAAGGCCTGTACGAAATTGACAGGGAGGGGCTCAAGGCTTATGCAAATAAGGATGGAAATACTATGACAGCAAGCTGTTCTATACAATTTCAACACATTTTGGCAAGAATcacactacaaaaaaaaaaacttatttctcCATATTTCGGAAGAAACTTATGATGTTCAAAGAAGTTCTTGACCGTCAAATGACTAATTTATGCACTATGATCTTTCCCTCTAACATGTTCACAAAGATGTTATGTCGTTGTATAATGTCACTAGAAAACATCAGTCAACTTTATTGACTAAGTACTCAGTGAATGCTTCCAAGTTCAAACCCAAAGCCCAAGGAGGACAGGATGGTTGAAAAAGCTAATAGTAGGTTAAGCATTAACTGAGTTCAAAACCTTTAGTAGAAAGGTATTGCAGGATAGGTTGGCAAATCTTTTACTGTTCCAATATTCagaaaaatacatcattattATGAAAGTTGATATTTAGAAGTCCTGAGTTCTGGTTGTCACTGGAAGTGGATCATAACATCCTGAATCGGTTTGTCAAGAATAACATTTTGATTACCTGATCCATGTCATCACAGGTCAGAACACCAAATATGCATGGAACTCCTGCAATAATATTAAAAGGAAATAACATATTAGTTTTCACATGCATTTATACCAATTTTGATATGTTACTCCTTGTTCAACCACAAAAAGTGAAAAGGATATGCTGGTACAGGAAGCAAAGTAATAGCAACATACTCCTTTAAATAACACAGAATTTTAGGGCATTGACCAACCTGAAGATAATCCAGCATTAAGTACCCCAGATGCTGCCGAATTTGCAACAGCATCATAATGACTAGTATCACCTCTAATCTACAAAACAGCAAACAAGGAACCAAGACCGGTAAGCGCATCAAATCCAAACATTTGCTAAAAGGTAACAATAACATCTTTTCAAAGGAAAGGTACACTTTGCAGCCCTACACTACTATAGAGCTTGAATATGCAAAACCAAGGAATCGTGAATAATCATTGGGTCTTCAATAACAGAGATTGTTAGATGATGTCATgtcataaattatttaattagcATAATTACACAAGTTACTTATATTCATCTCGTATTCCAGTTTAGACCAACACAGGAAAAAGGATATATACATACAACTCAAACTTTTTGTTGTCCCTATGCAATCTGTCTTTTTTTTTCACCCTCCCACACCTTGATTTCTTTCCTTAATCAATACCCCTTTGATTGAGGACAATGGAACAATTTTAACACTTGTAAATCAATGGTTCACTGAGAAAAACATTTTAGCCGCCAAGCTCTGTaatacttcttttcttcttttgcatctCTTTATTTCCTTTCTTTTCACCTTCTACTTCCAATCTATAATCCGCTCTACTTTAAATTTTTGCagtttttttttctgaatcaaCATATATATAGGTAATTCACATGTGTCATTGATTCATCACAGATATGGATCTTATTTAATCCCTAACCTGTGTTGTTTAATCAGGACAGTTGCAGGTAATAATTGATTAGGCCTAACCTTAAGGGTTTCATAAAAGAGTAAGAATGGGTATTAAGATAACATTATGGGAAGCCAGTTCAAGTACAATAATCTTATAGGCAGGATATTTCTCACATTAACCATCCATCATCCAAGACTGTAAGAAGGCTCTTTGAGTTTACATCGAGTAAAGAACTGAAAGTTTTTAGGAATCTTTACAAATAAATACTTGTCTGAAGAAACAAAGTTCAGTTGATGATCATTTCAAGTAAACAGCTGAGAGATGAGTAAAATCCAAATTTTATAGTTGTTCAACAGATTATCATAGTTTTCccatcatattttaaaaaatgatgccaGGAATCACTGACTGAAGTATTCTTATCAATTTTCCAAAAAGGACTCAAAGTAttggaaaatataaaaaaacagaAACaccgaaagaataaaaaaaaaactgacaAGTGAATAcccgaaaaaaaaaaaggaacacttCTAAGAAAAATAACTTGTATTCATCATCATCTAATGAATATATATCAAGCTTACTTGATTCAATAAGGCTATAAGCAACAAGAAGCCCAGAATTCAAGTTtggaatattttttaagaaatactTCAAATTTTAAGTTACAAGAAACTAAGCCTCAACTCTAACTTCAACTTGTTTGCTCTTAGGAAATACAATGTGAAGAAGATTGCTTTACTGTCTGCTAGAATAATTGGTAATAATACCACAGTGTACAAAAATTGAAAACATGTAGTGCATGTCACGATATAGTTAATTATAAACCAATGTGATCTTGATGGATCTCGTCGAGTAAGAATTATATCATCCATAGCaatcatcaaaattatgattctaccatagatctaaatctTAAGATCTAGATCACGGATTCTACGATCCTGTAACATTGCAATTAATGGTTACTGATGTCTTCATTATAGGCAGATACAAAAATATGATAATGGTAAGTTGAGATGACATTCAAGTAGCTAAGATAGATGTCGATGGGCATTACCACAGCTCCAATGCACAaaattgcatcaaattttcctgatTTTCCAAGGCGTTGTGCAACAACTGGAACTTCAAAGCTGCCAGGAACTTTAACAACCTAGACGAAAGATGATATTGTTCCTTGTCAGCAAAAACATgaacatcaacataaattcatctTGCAAAAGCAGGCAGTAAGATCTCCAGCGGAGCAAAGCAAAATACTAACAATTATTGTTAAATTGGAAGCTGATGAACGAAGGAAAAGATATAATATGATAAAGAAAACTCCTATGAATAAATTCTGTAAATTAGTGTAAACAATTAAAACCGGACGCAATATGGAAGCCCTTAAAGTTGCATTGTTGTATTCAAGGTTTGCcataccgaagcataccgcccgtactgggcggtacgtaccgatccgacaggttaccggtacacggaccgcccagtaccactacagtgctacagtatgaaaaagtataaaattgttcggtacacccctgatgtaccgcccggtacaccctgatgtaccataccataccgagcccgggtcaaaacgccggtacggtatggtacggtgACCTTGGTTGTATTAATTATGTACCATGATTCCCACATTCAAGGTTATGTTGCCATACATGCACAGAACGTGAGCGAGCTAAAGTTTTGTTGACAATGATTCTTGGGTCTAAAGAACAATAAGAGATGAGCTTTAAGCAAGCTAAATATTGAGATGAAATAGAGATTACTGATACTCTGGTAGTCTAAGCCTTAAGAATCTGAGTTGAAATCAGCTTGTTCAGCAGCCAAGAGcaaaactgtacttaatcatataTATTTCCAGTTGGAACAAGTTTAAAATAGCAGTTACCCGCGAAACAAACCTCAAGCCTTGCAGAAGCATAACAAAACAAGTGCACACATTTAACCAACTGATGATACGCAATATCTCAGAAAGCATTAAATAAAAGTCTACAATTTACATCCCTAAATATAGTCAGTAAACAAGATGATATTTTGAAgaaatttgaaattattaaaagcTTCATGAAAACTACATACtgtaatatcatcatcatcaactgaATAACGCTGAAAAGTCTCCAGAGCTCCCTCCAATAGCAAGTTAGTGATAATTTCATTAAAGCGTGCTACAACCTGCATTGTTAAAAAGGCAAAAGAATTAAGTAGTATGCTAATTGGAAAAAGGTGAAACTGTACAAACAAATCATTCAATTATGCTGTGATCACCCTTAATCTGACAGTTGTATATGCAAGGTGTAACAGTAGGTTTTTTCTAAGAACATGGGAATTAACTAGGCTTTGTCATGGTTCATTTTCATCAGGATTGCAATTCTGTTTACAGATAAACCCATTATCCTGTTGAAGGAACACTGGACTGTAAATATGAGGAGGAAACAACCAGGTTACTGGCTTTCTTTCTGAAGTCAAGCCAATCACCACAAAACATGAGAAAGTGATGCCTACCAGCTACAGTTTATAATCATCTCCCAGAACTTTCCACTATGGTAACttccagaaaaaaaaagagatccaGATCGATAATGTTCCAGCTACTAGATC contains:
- the LOC103968420 gene encoding 6,7-dimethyl-8-ribityllumazine synthase, chloroplastic isoform X1 is translated as MASFAATELGRLFPSLLATPRNPRPVPSPLGRSLETLVSFSSSIRAAPAALELCARNGRAPVVAAGTKHLIGSLTKTEGLKFAVVVARFNEIITNLLLEGALETFQRYSVDDDDITVVKVPGSFEVPVVAQRLGKSGKFDAILCIGAVIRGDTSHYDAVANSAASGVLNAGLSSGVPCIFGVLTCDDMDQALNRAGGKSGNKGAEAALTAGDCWSRSWRMAASLSGGGEKGAERN
- the LOC103968420 gene encoding 6,7-dimethyl-8-ribityllumazine synthase, chloroplastic isoform X2 is translated as MASFAATELGRLFPSLLATPRNPRPVPSPLGRSLETLVSFSSSIRAAPAALELCARNGRAPVVAAGTKHLIGSLTKTEGLKFAVVVARFNEIITNLLLEGALETFQRYSVDDDDITVVKVPGSFEVPVVAQRLGKSGKFDAILCIGAVIRGDTSHYDAVANSAASGVLNAGLSSGVPCIFGVLTCDDMDQALNRAGGKSGNKGAEAALTAIEMASLFKHHLLK